In Pecten maximus chromosome 10, xPecMax1.1, whole genome shotgun sequence, one genomic interval encodes:
- the LOC117336634 gene encoding uncharacterized protein LOC117336634: MKKAEWAKITQRINSVGLYVRTIEETKKRWQDALSSVKKKEAFRRRQMTGTGGGPPPDLTLKPWERIVLQAIPEVAVVGIESAADTGVKGRTSTVTSCILEESNSIMPCTSLQSGPVETQFSPEGDNGEEDEEETCVMYVNDRPAGESKTSQKGKKNRKREEAVVEDPTYEALLQLKRKRLAVEERKADALERIAVALESAIGQEQSLSSFSDCLSPIIKVSKIY; encoded by the exons ATGAAGAAGGCGGAGTGGGCCAAAATAACCCAGAG AATAAACTCGGTGGGACTGTACGTGCGCACGATTGAGGAGACTAAGAAAAGATGGCAAGATGCCCTATCGAGTGTAAAAAAGAAGGAGGCCTTCCGTAGAAGGCAGATGACAGGCACAGGAGGCGGACCCCCTCCTGATCTTACTTTAAAGCCGTGGGAACGGATT GTATTGCAAGCTATCCCAGAAGTGGCTGTTGTTGGCATTGAGAGTGCTGCAGATACTGGTGTCAAAGGTCGGACTAGTACTGTTACATCATGCATAC TTGAGGAATCCAACAGCATAATGCCATGCACTTCCTTGCAATCAG GACCTGTAGAAACTCAGTTTAGTCCAGAGGGGGATAATGGGGAGGAGGATGAAGAGGAGAcatgtgtgatgtatgttaatGATCGACCCGCAGGAG AATCTAAAACAAGCCAGAAGGGAAAAAAGAATCGAAAGCGGGAGGAAGCTGTTGTTGAAG ATCCTACATATGAAGCTCTTCTTCAACTAAAAAGAAAAAGGCTTGCAGTTGAAGAGAGAAAAGCTGATGCTTTGGAGAGGATTGCTGTGGCTCTAGAGTCTGCAATTGGGCAGGAACAGAGTTTATCGTCGTTTTCTGACTGTCTTTCCCCAATTATAAAAGTTTCTAAAATCTATTAG